Proteins from a genomic interval of Streptomyces sp. Tu6071:
- a CDS encoding TetR/AcrR family transcriptional regulator — translation MPELPSTPRGAATRRRILDAATEEFALRGIAGARIERIISAAHTNKAQLYGYFGNKDGLFAAVIADRTSDITASIPFDADDLPGWAVGIYEQNLLRPDLVRLIAWTRLERRSGGLLLDDPEHGTKLAALARAQEEGRLRAGEPYDILALVIAMACAWSPVSNVWAATGDEPEGEHERRKAFLREAVARAVAP, via the coding sequence ATGCCCGAGCTGCCCAGTACGCCGCGCGGCGCCGCCACCAGGCGCCGCATCCTCGACGCGGCGACCGAGGAATTCGCCCTGCGCGGCATCGCCGGGGCCAGGATCGAGCGGATCATCTCCGCCGCGCACACCAACAAGGCGCAGCTCTACGGGTACTTCGGCAACAAGGACGGGCTCTTCGCCGCAGTGATCGCCGACCGTACGAGCGACATCACCGCGAGCATCCCGTTCGACGCCGACGACCTGCCGGGCTGGGCGGTCGGGATCTACGAGCAGAACCTGTTGCGCCCCGATCTCGTCCGGCTCATCGCCTGGACCCGTCTGGAACGGCGCTCCGGCGGCCTGTTGCTCGACGACCCGGAGCACGGCACGAAGCTCGCCGCCCTCGCGCGCGCCCAGGAGGAGGGGCGGCTGCGGGCGGGGGAGCCCTATGACATCCTCGCCCTCGTCATCGCGATGGCCTGCGCCTGGTCGCCGGTGAGCAACGTGTGGGCGGCGACGGGGGACGAGCCGGAGGGCGAGCACGAGCGACGGAAGGCGTTCCTGCGCGAGGCCGTGGCGCGGGCGGTGGCACCGTAG
- a CDS encoding PLP-dependent aminotransferase family protein: MQERSSVGALADLLRAEFDRYPPGGKLPSSRELVARHRVGPVTVSRALARLAAEGLLVTRPGAGAYRAGRAAPAAEGDTSWQHLALSAESAEGLPRAVDASGVLATLAEPPAGVVEFNGGYLHPDLRPERALAAALARAGRRPGAWGRPPAEGLPELRAWFARDLAADGGGGPGPGGALVSPGGQSALSGVLRALAPPGAPVLVESPTYPGLLAVLRAAGQRPVPVPVDADGLRTDLLPEAFRASGARILVCQPLHQNPTGTVLAPARRPGLLAAARAAGAFVVEDDFARRLGHADAGPPPPPLAAEDPDGIVVHIRSLTKVTAPSLRVAAVLARGPVLERLRAVQVVDHFFVPRPLQEAALELVGSPSWPRHLRAVAGELGARRAALAAALARRLPEAAPARVPTGGYHLWLPLPEGTDESALAAEALRRGVAVAPGRPYHPAEPDRPHLRISYGGVADRDELEEGVRRLAEAFAAVRG; this comes from the coding sequence ATGCAAGAGCGTAGCAGCGTGGGGGCATTGGCGGATCTCCTCCGTGCCGAGTTCGACCGCTATCCGCCAGGTGGAAAGCTGCCGTCGAGCCGGGAACTCGTCGCGCGGCACCGCGTCGGGCCCGTCACCGTCTCGCGCGCCCTCGCGCGGCTCGCCGCCGAGGGGCTGCTCGTGACCCGCCCCGGCGCGGGTGCCTACCGGGCGGGGCGGGCCGCGCCCGCCGCCGAGGGCGACACCTCCTGGCAGCACCTCGCACTCAGCGCCGAGTCTGCCGAGGGCCTTCCGCGTGCCGTGGACGCGAGCGGCGTTCTCGCCACGCTCGCCGAACCACCCGCAGGAGTCGTCGAGTTCAACGGCGGCTACCTCCACCCGGACCTGCGCCCCGAACGCGCCCTCGCCGCCGCGCTCGCCCGCGCCGGGCGCCGGCCGGGCGCGTGGGGCCGCCCGCCCGCCGAGGGACTGCCCGAACTGCGCGCCTGGTTCGCGCGCGACCTCGCCGCGGACGGCGGAGGCGGCCCCGGCCCCGGGGGCGCGCTCGTCAGTCCCGGCGGGCAGTCCGCGCTCAGCGGCGTCCTGCGCGCCCTCGCCCCGCCGGGCGCCCCCGTCCTCGTCGAGTCCCCCACCTACCCGGGCCTGCTCGCCGTGCTCCGCGCCGCCGGACAGCGGCCCGTCCCCGTCCCCGTGGACGCCGACGGGCTCCGTACCGACCTGCTCCCCGAGGCGTTCCGCGCGAGCGGCGCGCGCATCCTCGTCTGCCAGCCGCTCCACCAGAACCCGACAGGGACCGTCCTCGCGCCCGCCCGCCGCCCCGGGCTCCTCGCCGCCGCGCGCGCCGCCGGCGCCTTCGTCGTCGAGGACGACTTCGCGCGCCGCCTCGGCCACGCCGACGCGGGCCCGCCACCGCCGCCGCTCGCCGCCGAGGACCCGGACGGCATCGTCGTGCACATCCGCTCGCTCACCAAGGTCACCGCGCCGAGCCTGCGCGTCGCCGCCGTCCTCGCGCGCGGCCCCGTCCTGGAACGGCTGCGCGCCGTGCAGGTCGTCGACCACTTCTTCGTGCCGCGCCCGCTCCAGGAGGCCGCGCTCGAACTCGTCGGCTCCCCGTCCTGGCCCCGCCATCTCCGCGCGGTGGCAGGCGAGTTGGGCGCGCGAAGGGCCGCCCTCGCGGCGGCCCTCGCCCGTCGGCTCCCCGAGGCGGCGCCCGCGCGCGTGCCCACCGGGGGCTACCACCTCTGGCTCCCGCTCCCCGAGGGCACCGACGAGTCCGCGCTCGCCGCCGAGGCGCTGCGCCGGGGCGTCGCGGTCGCCCCGGGCCGCCCGTACCACCCGGCCGAACCCGACCGCCCGCACCTCAGGATCAGCTACGGGGGAGTGGCGGACAGGGACGAACTGGAGGAGGGGGTACGGAGACTGGCGGAGGCGTTCGCGGCGGTACGGGGATGA
- a CDS encoding glycoside hydrolase family 10 protein — protein MDNRGTLSRRGFTALAAGVVAALGTTGAALPSGTGHGGGHPPRGRRMRGEWVASVTNRDWPSAPGLPAPVQQNELLGHLDTAVERRLDTVILQVRPSADALWPSPYEPWSAYLSGEQGRDPGYDPLGFAVREAHKRGLELHAWFNPYRIAVHDDPARLVPTHPARVNPDWVVTYQGQMYYNPGLPEVRRYVEDAMLDAVARYDIDAVHWDDYFYPYPVAGQPFDDDRAFALYGGDFPDRAAWRRHNTDQLVRETSARIRRLKPRVRFGISPFGVWRNASTDPRGSDTTAGVQSYDDLYADTLRWVREGWIDHIVPQLYWNIGFPAADYATLARWWAKAVRGTGVDLYIGEALYKVGDPAQPAAWADPAELSKHLDLTARIPEVHGHAFFAAKEVAADPLGAMSRVVRDHYRERAAPRG, from the coding sequence ATGGACAACAGGGGAACGCTCAGCCGCAGAGGCTTCACCGCCCTCGCCGCAGGGGTCGTGGCGGCTCTCGGCACCACGGGCGCCGCCCTCCCGAGCGGAACCGGACACGGCGGCGGCCACCCGCCGCGCGGGCGGCGGATGCGCGGGGAGTGGGTGGCGAGCGTCACCAACCGCGACTGGCCCTCGGCGCCGGGGCTGCCCGCCCCGGTCCAGCAGAACGAGCTGCTCGGCCACCTCGACACGGCCGTCGAGCGCCGTCTCGACACCGTCATCCTCCAGGTGCGCCCCTCGGCGGACGCGCTGTGGCCCTCGCCCTACGAGCCCTGGTCGGCGTACCTCTCGGGGGAGCAGGGCAGGGACCCCGGCTACGACCCGCTCGGCTTCGCGGTGCGGGAGGCCCACAAGCGGGGGCTGGAGCTGCACGCCTGGTTCAACCCGTACCGCATCGCCGTCCACGACGACCCGGCCCGCCTCGTGCCCACCCACCCGGCCAGGGTCAATCCGGACTGGGTCGTCACCTATCAGGGGCAGATGTACTACAACCCCGGGCTGCCCGAGGTGCGCCGGTACGTCGAGGACGCGATGCTCGACGCGGTCGCGCGCTACGACATCGACGCCGTGCACTGGGACGACTACTTCTACCCGTACCCGGTGGCCGGGCAGCCCTTCGACGACGACCGCGCCTTCGCCCTGTACGGCGGCGACTTCCCCGACCGGGCCGCCTGGCGCCGCCACAACACCGACCAGCTCGTGCGCGAGACGAGCGCCCGCATCCGCCGCCTCAAGCCGCGCGTCCGCTTCGGCATCAGCCCCTTCGGCGTGTGGCGCAACGCGAGCACCGACCCGCGCGGCTCCGACACCACCGCCGGTGTGCAGAGCTACGACGACCTGTACGCGGACACCCTGCGCTGGGTGCGCGAGGGCTGGATCGACCACATCGTGCCGCAGCTCTACTGGAACATCGGCTTCCCCGCCGCCGACTACGCGACTCTCGCCCGCTGGTGGGCGAAGGCCGTGCGCGGCACCGGAGTGGACCTCTACATCGGCGAGGCCCTCTACAAGGTGGGCGACCCCGCGCAGCCCGCCGCCTGGGCGGACCCCGCCGAGCTGTCCAAGCACCTCGACCTGACCGCGCGCATCCCCGAGGTGCACGGCCACGCCTTCTTCGCGGCGAAGGAGGTCGCGGCCGACCCGCTCGGCGCGATGAGCCGCGTCGTGCGGGACCACTACCGCGAGCGGGCGGCACCGCGCGGCTAG
- a CDS encoding NAD(P)-dependent alcohol dehydrogenase, translating into MRSTPAWQHPLGAPALERVTIERRELRADDLAVRVEYCGVCHSDLHQINDVAGRRTGPLVPGHEFVGTVTETGADVTGFAPGDKVAIGTIVDSCGTCPMCLAGRENYCAEFPTVTYGAVDRVDGLPTHGGYSREYVLREKFAHHLPAGLDPAAAAPLMCAGITVWEPLRAAGIGPGSKVAVAGLGGLGHLAVKLAVALGAEVTVLSRTPDKAADATGLGARALLVTSDEGAMAGARGRFDLVLDTISAPHDLNLMLSTVAVDGTLSVLGFFGEAPVQLMGLLLGAKKLSSSATGGLAETARMLEFCGTHGITADVEVLPSARVNEVLERLERGDVRYRFVLDVSDLDEEPARVV; encoded by the coding sequence ATGCGTTCCACCCCTGCCTGGCAGCACCCCCTCGGCGCCCCCGCCCTGGAGCGCGTCACGATCGAGCGGCGCGAGCTGCGCGCCGACGACCTCGCCGTGCGCGTCGAGTACTGCGGGGTCTGCCACAGCGACCTGCACCAGATCAACGACGTCGCCGGGCGGCGCACGGGCCCGCTCGTCCCCGGTCACGAGTTCGTCGGCACGGTCACCGAAACCGGCGCGGACGTGACCGGCTTCGCCCCCGGCGACAAGGTCGCGATCGGCACGATCGTCGACTCCTGCGGGACCTGCCCGATGTGCCTGGCCGGACGCGAGAACTACTGCGCGGAGTTCCCGACCGTCACGTACGGCGCGGTCGACCGCGTGGACGGCCTGCCGACGCACGGCGGGTACAGCCGCGAGTACGTGCTGCGCGAGAAGTTCGCCCACCATCTCCCGGCCGGGCTCGACCCGGCTGCGGCGGCGCCGCTGATGTGCGCGGGGATCACGGTGTGGGAGCCGCTGCGCGCGGCCGGCATCGGCCCGGGGAGCAAGGTCGCCGTGGCCGGTCTCGGTGGCCTCGGGCACCTGGCAGTGAAGCTCGCCGTCGCGCTCGGCGCCGAGGTCACCGTCCTGAGCCGGACGCCGGACAAGGCCGCCGACGCCACGGGGCTCGGCGCCCGCGCGCTGCTCGTGACGAGCGACGAGGGGGCGATGGCGGGCGCGCGCGGGCGCTTCGACCTCGTGCTCGACACGATCTCGGCCCCGCACGACCTCAACCTGATGCTCTCGACGGTCGCCGTGGACGGCACACTCAGCGTGCTCGGCTTCTTCGGCGAGGCCCCGGTCCAGCTCATGGGCCTCCTGCTCGGCGCCAAGAAGCTCAGCTCCTCGGCCACGGGCGGCCTCGCCGAGACGGCCAGGATGCTGGAGTTCTGCGGCACGCACGGCATCACGGCGGACGTCGAGGTGCTGCCCTCCGCCCGGGTGAACGAGGTCCTGGAACGCCTGGAGCGCGGCGACGTGCGCTACCGCTTCGTCCTGGACGTCTCGGACCTTGACGAGGAGCCCGCGCGGGTCGTCTGA
- a CDS encoding DMT family transporter → MRRDNSAITDSTIAVDAETAPRSRSGLFLAALGVLCFSLTFPSTAWGLESFGPWSLVCLRCLLATAVAAGFLRAVRARVPVRAHWAGIAVVAGGGVLGFPLLTTLALQTSTTAHSAVVVGLLPLTTALVAAARSGVWPPRAFWPAAGAGAAIVLAFTLGQGGGGFTRGDVLLFAALLVCAASYAEGGRLAAVMPGWQVSAWALVACLPLTGVGAVVALCLEHPVRWSGHGIAGLVWVSVGSTFVGLFVWYRGMAETGVARASQLQLAQPLLTLVWSVTLLGESLPAAAPLAAVGVVLCIAGTQWATRTSRTARPAPYEKSRYEEPPYEKSPDTAP, encoded by the coding sequence ATGAGACGTGACAATAGCGCTATCACCGATTCCACGATAGCGGTCGACGCGGAAACCGCCCCTCGGTCCCGCTCCGGCCTTTTCCTCGCCGCGCTCGGCGTGCTGTGCTTCTCGCTCACCTTCCCCTCGACCGCGTGGGGCCTCGAAAGCTTCGGCCCGTGGTCGCTCGTGTGCCTGCGCTGCCTCCTCGCGACCGCCGTCGCCGCCGGCTTCCTGCGGGCGGTGCGGGCGCGGGTCCCGGTACGGGCGCACTGGGCCGGGATCGCGGTCGTGGCCGGGGGCGGGGTGCTCGGCTTCCCGCTCCTGACGACGCTCGCGCTCCAGACGTCCACGACGGCCCACTCGGCGGTCGTGGTGGGCCTGTTGCCGCTCACGACGGCGCTCGTGGCCGCCGCGCGCTCGGGCGTGTGGCCGCCGCGCGCCTTCTGGCCCGCGGCGGGGGCGGGCGCGGCGATCGTCCTGGCGTTCACGCTGGGGCAGGGCGGGGGCGGGTTCACGCGCGGGGACGTGCTGCTCTTCGCGGCGCTCCTGGTGTGCGCGGCGAGTTACGCGGAGGGCGGGCGGCTCGCCGCGGTCATGCCGGGCTGGCAGGTGAGCGCGTGGGCGCTCGTGGCGTGCCTGCCGCTGACGGGCGTGGGCGCGGTGGTGGCGCTGTGTCTGGAGCACCCCGTGCGGTGGAGCGGGCACGGGATCGCGGGGCTCGTGTGGGTCTCGGTGGGGTCCACCTTCGTCGGGCTCTTCGTGTGGTACCGGGGCATGGCCGAGACCGGCGTCGCCCGCGCGAGCCAACTCCAGCTCGCACAGCCCCTGTTGACCCTGGTGTGGTCGGTGACGCTGCTGGGCGAGTCGCTCCCGGCCGCCGCTCCGCTCGCGGCGGTGGGGGTGGTGCTGTGCATCGCGGGGACGCAATGGGCGACGCGGACTTCTCGTACGGCACGCCCGGCCCCGTACGAGAAGTCCCGGTACGAGGAGCCCCCGTACGAGAAGTCCCCGGACACCGCCCCCTGA
- a CDS encoding GNAT family N-acetyltransferase, translating into MGTWTEDVFAETELVSGNLRLRAFDAGDVEDVRLGCSDEETQRWLPLPRPYDAEVARSWCTDLSHHLRTSGEGIQWAITDRESGRLLGATGLNRTDWRGLVSEVGYWVAPWARRRGVAVAATRAVAGWLLGERGFERLELRAATGNHASRAVAERAGFVREGVLRNAGHVHEGRVDTVLYSLIPSDGVVLPKVEARTITD; encoded by the coding sequence ATGGGTACGTGGACGGAAGACGTCTTCGCCGAGACGGAGCTGGTCTCCGGGAATCTGCGGCTGCGCGCCTTCGACGCGGGGGACGTCGAGGATGTCCGGCTTGGGTGTTCCGACGAGGAGACCCAGCGCTGGCTGCCGCTGCCCCGTCCGTACGACGCGGAGGTGGCCCGGAGCTGGTGCACGGACCTCAGCCACCACCTGCGGACCTCGGGCGAGGGCATCCAGTGGGCGATCACCGATCGCGAGAGCGGCCGTCTCCTCGGCGCGACCGGGCTCAACCGCACCGACTGGCGCGGCCTCGTCAGCGAAGTCGGGTACTGGGTCGCGCCCTGGGCCCGGCGGCGGGGCGTCGCGGTCGCGGCGACACGGGCGGTGGCCGGGTGGCTGCTCGGCGAGCGCGGTTTCGAGCGCCTGGAGCTGCGGGCCGCGACGGGGAACCACGCCTCGCGAGCCGTCGCGGAGCGGGCCGGTTTCGTGCGGGAGGGCGTGCTGCGCAACGCGGGGCACGTGCACGAGGGCCGCGTCGACACCGTGCTGTACTCCCTGATCCCCTCGGACGGGGTCGTTCTCCCGAAGGTGGAGGCGCGGACGATCACGGACTGA
- a CDS encoding 3-hydroxybutyryl-CoA dehydrogenase: MTDFKADVARVGVVGCGQMGAGIAEVCARAGLDVKVAETTGDALEYGRTRLSNSLAKAAERGKLTADELAATQSRLSFTTDLGEFADRDLVIEAVVENEQVKTEIFQVLDQVVTRKDAILASNTSSIPIVKLAVATSRPDHVIGIHFFNPAPVQKLVELIPALTTSEGTISRAHVWAEKVLGKHAIRAQDRSGFVVNALLVPYLLSSIRMFEQGIASREDIDSGMELGCAHPMGPLKLADLIGLDTIVSISEGMYAEYAEPLYAAPPLLRRMVEAGRLGRKSGSGFYAYQ; encoded by the coding sequence GTGACGGACTTCAAGGCCGATGTAGCACGCGTCGGAGTGGTCGGCTGCGGACAGATGGGCGCGGGAATCGCGGAGGTCTGCGCACGCGCCGGTCTCGACGTGAAGGTCGCCGAGACCACCGGCGACGCGCTGGAGTACGGCCGCACCCGGCTCAGCAACTCGCTCGCCAAGGCCGCCGAGCGCGGCAAGCTCACGGCGGACGAACTGGCCGCGACGCAGTCCAGGCTCAGCTTCACCACCGACCTCGGCGAGTTCGCCGACCGCGACCTCGTGATCGAGGCCGTCGTCGAGAACGAGCAGGTCAAGACGGAGATCTTCCAGGTACTGGACCAGGTCGTGACCCGCAAGGACGCGATCCTCGCCTCCAACACCTCCTCGATCCCGATCGTGAAGCTCGCGGTGGCCACCTCGCGCCCCGACCACGTCATCGGCATCCACTTCTTCAATCCGGCCCCCGTGCAGAAGCTCGTCGAGCTGATCCCCGCGCTCACCACCTCCGAGGGCACCATCAGCCGCGCCCACGTGTGGGCCGAGAAGGTCCTCGGCAAGCACGCGATCCGCGCGCAGGACCGCTCGGGCTTCGTCGTCAACGCGCTTCTCGTCCCGTACCTGCTCTCCTCGATCCGCATGTTCGAGCAGGGCATCGCGAGCCGCGAGGACATCGACAGCGGCATGGAACTGGGCTGCGCGCACCCGATGGGTCCGCTCAAGCTCGCCGACCTCATCGGCCTCGACACGATCGTCTCGATCTCCGAGGGCATGTACGCGGAGTACGCGGAGCCGCTGTACGCGGCCCCGCCGCTGCTGCGCCGCATGGTCGAGGCGGGTCGCCTCGGGCGGAAGTCGGGCTCCGGGTTCTACGCGTACCAGTAG
- a CDS encoding PRC and DUF2382 domain-containing protein, producing the protein MTSDEGFLSVDQLVGLTAYDRDGAKVGSVEQVYRDDRTGRPEWVTVKTGLFGMKESFVPLEGARSDAEGLHLEHDKNAIKDAPRLDAGQHLDAAGEEELYAHYGMTATGSGMSGGGEGKQGAAAPGGMDTEDESLAGTGQRDKAGTTSADQAGMSGAGSGLGPANPNEATGESTERELAGAGARSSWDGEPGEEMIRSEERLRVGTQEEESGRARLHKVVVTENVTTTIPVSHEEARLVREPIRDGDAVDASIGEENAEVTLHAERPVIRKEAVAVERVHLETERVTEEQEVSDSVRKERVEYDDGGAGPGRGAPPEES; encoded by the coding sequence ATGACTTCAGACGAGGGCTTCCTCAGCGTGGACCAGCTCGTGGGCCTGACCGCGTACGACCGGGACGGGGCCAAGGTCGGCAGCGTCGAGCAGGTCTATCGCGACGACCGCACCGGCCGCCCGGAGTGGGTGACGGTGAAGACCGGTCTGTTCGGGATGAAGGAGAGCTTCGTCCCGCTGGAAGGTGCGCGCTCGGACGCCGAGGGTCTGCACCTGGAACACGACAAGAACGCGATCAAGGACGCCCCCCGTCTCGACGCCGGGCAGCACCTGGACGCGGCCGGTGAGGAGGAGCTGTACGCCCACTACGGGATGACGGCGACCGGCAGCGGCATGTCCGGCGGGGGCGAGGGCAAGCAGGGGGCCGCCGCACCCGGCGGGATGGACACGGAGGACGAGTCCCTCGCCGGTACCGGCCAGCGGGACAAGGCGGGCACCACCTCCGCGGACCAGGCGGGGATGAGCGGGGCCGGCTCCGGTCTCGGCCCGGCCAACCCGAACGAGGCGACGGGTGAGAGCACCGAGCGTGAACTCGCGGGTGCCGGTGCCCGTAGCTCCTGGGACGGGGAACCCGGCGAGGAGATGATCCGCTCGGAGGAGCGCCTGCGGGTCGGTACGCAGGAGGAGGAATCCGGCCGGGCCCGGCTGCACAAGGTCGTGGTGACGGAGAACGTCACGACGACGATCCCGGTCAGTCACGAAGAGGCCAGGCTCGTGCGCGAACCGATCCGCGACGGCGATGCGGTGGACGCCTCCATCGGTGAGGAGAACGCCGAGGTCACCCTGCACGCGGAGCGCCCGGTCATCCGCAAGGAGGCCGTCGCCGTCGAGAGGGTCCACCTGGAGACGGAGCGCGTCACCGAGGAACAGGAGGTCAGCGACTCCGTCCGCAAGGAGCGCGTCGAGTACGACGACGGCGGGGCGGGCCCCGGACGCGGCGCGCCGCCCGAGGAGAGCTGA
- a CDS encoding NUDIX hydrolase, giving the protein MRWTKQSEQFVYGNRWFRVHLADVELPDGRHLDHFLIRQRPVAAATVVNAAEEVLLLWRHRFITDTWGWELPAGVVEEGEDPERAAARELEEESGWRPGPLQHLLSTEPSNGLSDAVHHVYWGESAEWTGEPVDAFESSRREWVPLKLVPDLVSQGQVPAATMAAALLLLHRMREE; this is encoded by the coding sequence GTGCGTTGGACGAAACAGAGCGAACAATTCGTGTACGGAAACCGCTGGTTTCGCGTGCACCTCGCCGATGTGGAGTTGCCGGACGGACGCCATCTCGACCACTTCCTGATCCGGCAGCGCCCGGTGGCCGCGGCGACCGTCGTCAACGCGGCCGAGGAAGTGCTCCTGTTGTGGCGCCACCGCTTCATCACCGACACGTGGGGCTGGGAGTTGCCCGCGGGAGTCGTCGAGGAGGGGGAGGACCCGGAGCGGGCCGCCGCGCGGGAGCTGGAGGAGGAGTCGGGCTGGCGGCCGGGCCCCCTCCAGCACCTGCTGAGCACCGAGCCGTCGAACGGGCTCAGCGACGCGGTCCACCACGTCTACTGGGGCGAGAGCGCCGAGTGGACGGGCGAGCCGGTCGACGCTTTCGAGTCCTCGCGCCGCGAGTGGGTGCCGCTCAAGCTCGTGCCGGACCTCGTGAGCCAGGGCCAGGTCCCGGCGGCCACGATGGCGGCGGCGCTGCTCCTGCTGCACCGGATGCGGGAGGAGTGA